The following are encoded in a window of Flavobacterium cupriresistens genomic DNA:
- the proS gene encoding proline--tRNA ligase translates to MSKNLTTRSEDYSKWYNELVVKADLAENSGVRGCMVIKPYGYAIWEKMQAELDRMFKETGHQNAYFPLFVPKSMFEAEEKNAEGFAKECAIVTHYRLKNDPDKPGKLMVDPNAKLEEELIVRPTSEAIIWSTYKGWVQSYRDLPLLINQWANVVRWEMRTRLFLRTAEFLWQEGHTAHATKAEALEESEKMMNVYADFAENFMAIPVVKGIKTETERFAGADETYCIEALMQDGKALQAGTSHFLGQNFAKAFDVKFANAEGKQEHVWGTSWGVSTRLMGALVMTHSDDQGLVLPPNLAPIQVVIVPIHKTDEQLEQITTAVNELTAKLRKLKISVKYDDRTTQKPGFKFAEWELKGVPVRIAVGPKDLENGTFEVARRDTLTKEVVAAEGIVNYINDLLEQIQNDLFSKALEYRNTHITEVNSFEEFKEVLDGKGGFVSAHWDGTAATEEKIKDLTKATIRCIPLDAVEELGICVLTGEKSARRVLFAKAY, encoded by the coding sequence ATGAGTAAGAACCTCACTACAAGATCAGAAGATTATTCGAAATGGTATAACGAGCTGGTTGTAAAAGCAGATCTAGCTGAAAACTCAGGAGTTAGAGGATGTATGGTTATCAAACCTTACGGATACGCCATTTGGGAAAAAATGCAGGCTGAGTTAGACAGGATGTTTAAAGAGACAGGGCATCAGAATGCTTATTTTCCTCTATTCGTGCCTAAAAGCATGTTTGAGGCTGAAGAAAAAAATGCAGAAGGATTTGCAAAAGAATGTGCAATCGTAACACATTATAGATTAAAAAATGACCCGGATAAACCCGGAAAACTAATGGTTGACCCAAATGCGAAACTAGAGGAGGAGCTTATCGTTCGTCCAACAAGTGAAGCTATTATTTGGTCTACTTATAAAGGATGGGTGCAATCGTACAGAGATTTGCCTTTGTTGATTAATCAATGGGCTAATGTGGTGCGTTGGGAAATGCGTACGCGTTTGTTTTTGAGAACAGCTGAGTTTTTATGGCAAGAAGGTCATACGGCTCACGCTACAAAAGCAGAAGCTTTAGAAGAGTCTGAAAAAATGATGAATGTTTATGCTGATTTTGCAGAGAACTTCATGGCGATTCCGGTTGTTAAAGGTATAAAAACCGAAACAGAACGTTTTGCCGGTGCAGATGAAACCTATTGTATTGAAGCATTAATGCAAGATGGAAAAGCTTTACAAGCTGGTACGTCACACTTTTTAGGTCAGAATTTCGCAAAAGCATTTGATGTGAAGTTTGCTAACGCCGAAGGGAAACAAGAGCATGTATGGGGGACTTCTTGGGGAGTTTCTACTCGTTTGATGGGGGCGTTGGTTATGACGCACTCTGATGACCAAGGATTGGTTTTGCCTCCTAATTTAGCGCCAATACAAGTGGTTATTGTTCCTATTCATAAAACAGATGAACAGTTAGAGCAAATTACTACTGCTGTAAATGAATTGACAGCTAAGCTTAGAAAATTAAAGATTTCGGTTAAATATGACGACAGAACAACTCAAAAACCAGGATTCAAGTTTGCGGAATGGGAATTGAAAGGAGTTCCGGTTAGAATTGCTGTAGGACCAAAAGATTTGGAAAATGGTACTTTTGAAGTTGCAAGAAGAGATACTTTGACTAAAGAAGTGGTTGCTGCTGAAGGAATCGTGAATTATATAAATGATCTTTTGGAGCAGATTCAAAACGATTTATTCAGTAAAGCTTTAGAATATCGCAATACACATATTACGGAAGTAAATAGCTTTGAGGAGTTTAAAGAAGTTTTAGATGGTAAAGGTGGTTTTGTGTCAGCACATTGGGACGGAACTGCGGCTACTGAAGAGAAAATAAAAGACCTTACAAAAGCGACAATTCGTTGTATTCCTTTGGACGCCGTTGAGGAGCTGGGAATCTGTGTTTTAACAGGAGAGAAATCGGCCCGAAGAGTACTGTTTGCTAAGGCTTATTAA
- a CDS encoding PAS domain-containing sensor histidine kinase produces the protein MKSKTLQITLIYIIISLFMAIICHKLLASFISSKENFYLFFIKDILFILITGLIFKYILAKNESKNVAVFEKLKKTNEDIKESNEKYDIVAKATSDTIWDWKIQKDSIGWNKGIESVFGYNHKEVGKTSKWWFDKIHPEDSIRMSIKLYSFIEQKTEKWQDQYRFRCADGTYKYVLDRGFLLKDENGRAIRMIGAIQDITKQKEEEQRLKLLETVITQSKDSILITEANSASGRIPKIVYINPAFSQMSGYQPNEIIGKSTNIFNKGPNSDSDELKKLLKAIKNEEECLIETIGYTKQKEEYWVRFSMIPIFNNEGVISHWISIQRDITDEKKLETEKEHLIRELTQNNKDLKQFSYITSHNLRAPLSNLIGLLNLIEDIPIENPELEEILAGFNKSTHLLNETINDLVKVIIIKDNPSMQKEEVSLKEVFENVFSQLSFQIELHKPIIKLKFDRVPLLNTNKAYIESILLNLLTNSIKYKSENRKLKISIIAEQIDHKAILTFKDNGIGIDLERNKDKVFGLYQRFHNYPDSKGLGLYLVKSQVETMGGTISIESEVNKGTTFTITFKN, from the coding sequence ATGAAAAGTAAAACTCTCCAAATTACTCTAATTTATATTATCATTTCGTTATTTATGGCTATAATCTGTCATAAACTACTCGCCAGCTTCATTTCCTCCAAAGAAAACTTTTATTTATTTTTCATTAAAGACATTTTATTCATACTTATAACTGGTCTTATTTTCAAATACATACTAGCAAAAAACGAAAGTAAAAATGTTGCCGTTTTTGAAAAATTAAAGAAAACAAACGAAGACATTAAAGAATCGAACGAAAAATATGACATTGTAGCAAAAGCAACAAGTGATACCATTTGGGACTGGAAAATTCAGAAAGACAGCATCGGATGGAACAAAGGAATAGAAAGCGTTTTTGGATACAACCATAAAGAGGTAGGCAAAACATCAAAATGGTGGTTTGATAAAATCCATCCGGAAGACAGTATCAGAATGTCTATTAAACTTTATTCTTTTATTGAACAAAAAACCGAAAAATGGCAGGATCAATATCGTTTCAGATGCGCAGACGGAACTTATAAATATGTTTTAGACCGAGGGTTTTTATTGAAAGATGAAAACGGCAGAGCCATCAGAATGATTGGAGCTATTCAGGACATTACAAAACAGAAAGAAGAAGAACAACGATTGAAACTTTTAGAAACGGTAATTACACAATCTAAAGATTCGATCTTAATCACAGAAGCCAATTCAGCAAGCGGCAGAATTCCTAAAATAGTTTACATCAACCCTGCCTTCTCACAAATGTCGGGTTACCAACCCAATGAAATAATAGGAAAATCAACAAACATTTTCAACAAAGGACCAAATTCAGACTCAGATGAGTTGAAAAAACTATTAAAAGCGATTAAAAACGAAGAGGAATGCCTGATCGAAACGATAGGCTACACCAAACAAAAAGAAGAATATTGGGTTCGGTTTTCCATGATTCCGATTTTCAATAACGAAGGCGTTATTTCCCACTGGATCTCCATTCAAAGAGACATTACAGATGAGAAAAAACTAGAAACAGAGAAAGAACATCTTATTCGTGAACTAACACAAAACAACAAAGATTTAAAACAATTCTCTTATATAACATCTCATAACCTAAGGGCACCACTCTCTAATCTAATCGGGCTTTTAAACCTGATCGAGGATATTCCGATTGAAAATCCTGAACTCGAAGAAATCCTAGCCGGTTTCAACAAATCGACACATTTATTAAACGAAACGATAAACGATTTAGTAAAAGTGATCATCATCAAAGACAACCCTTCGATGCAAAAAGAAGAAGTTTCTTTGAAAGAAGTTTTTGAAAACGTCTTCAGTCAACTGTCTTTTCAGATCGAACTACACAAACCAATTATCAAACTCAAATTCGACAGAGTTCCTTTATTAAACACAAATAAAGCTTATATTGAAAGTATTTTACTCAACCTGTTAACCAATTCCATCAAATACAAATCCGAAAATAGAAAGTTAAAAATATCTATTATCGCCGAACAAATTGACCACAAAGCTATATTAACCTTTAAAGACAATGGAATCGGAATTGATCTGGAAAGAAATAAAGACAAAGTATTCGGGCTATACCAGAGATTTCACAATTATCCTGACAGCAAAGGCCTGGGCTTATATCTCGTAAAATCACAGGTAGAAACCATGGGAGGAACAATAAGCATCGAAAGCGAAGTCAACAAAGGAACTACATTTACAATAACATTTAAAAATTAA
- the rimO gene encoding 30S ribosomal protein S12 methylthiotransferase RimO translates to MRTKSLKKNKINVITLGCSKNVYDSEVLMGQLRASGKEVEHEAPAEREGNIIVINTCGFIDNAKAESVNMILEYADKKDKGLVDKVFVTGCLSERYRPDLEKEIPNVDQYFGTTELPQLLKALGADYKHELLGERLTTTPKNYAYLKIAEGCDRPCSFCAIPLMRGKHVSQSIEKLVKEAEGLAKNGVKELILIAQDLTYYGLDLYKKRNLGELLEALVKVEGIEWIRLHYAFPTGFPMDVLEIMKREPKICNYIDIPLQHISDSILKSMRRGTTQAKTTQLLKEFRASVPGMAIRTTLIVGYPGETQEDFEILKDFVQEMKFDRMGCFAYSHEENTHAYLLEDDVPDDVKQARANEIMELQSQISWDLNQEKVGKVFKCIIDRKEGAHFVGRTEFDSPDVDNEVLIDASKHYVKTGDFVNIKIIEATEFDLYGEPA, encoded by the coding sequence ATGAGAACCAAGTCTTTAAAAAAGAACAAAATTAACGTAATCACTCTTGGGTGTTCGAAGAATGTATATGACAGTGAAGTCTTAATGGGGCAACTTCGTGCAAGCGGAAAAGAAGTTGAGCATGAGGCTCCTGCAGAGAGAGAAGGAAACATCATCGTAATTAACACTTGTGGTTTTATTGATAATGCAAAAGCAGAATCAGTAAATATGATTTTGGAATATGCAGATAAAAAAGACAAAGGACTCGTAGATAAAGTTTTCGTAACCGGATGTTTATCTGAGCGCTACAGACCTGATTTAGAAAAAGAAATCCCAAATGTAGATCAATATTTTGGTACAACAGAATTACCACAATTATTAAAAGCTTTAGGAGCCGATTACAAACACGAATTGTTAGGAGAACGTTTAACTACAACGCCTAAAAATTACGCTTATTTAAAAATTGCCGAAGGTTGCGACAGACCTTGCAGTTTCTGTGCTATTCCGCTTATGCGTGGTAAACACGTTTCTCAATCCATTGAAAAATTGGTTAAAGAAGCTGAAGGTTTGGCAAAAAATGGCGTTAAAGAATTGATTTTAATTGCTCAGGATCTAACGTATTATGGTCTTGATTTATATAAAAAGAGAAATCTTGGTGAACTTCTGGAAGCCTTAGTAAAAGTGGAAGGAATTGAATGGATTCGTTTACATTATGCTTTCCCTACCGGTTTCCCGATGGATGTTTTGGAAATCATGAAACGCGAGCCTAAAATCTGTAATTATATTGATATTCCGCTACAACACATTTCAGATTCTATTCTGAAATCAATGCGTCGTGGAACTACACAGGCAAAAACAACTCAATTATTAAAAGAATTCCGTGCTTCTGTTCCGGGAATGGCGATCAGAACAACCTTAATTGTTGGATATCCTGGTGAAACTCAGGAAGACTTTGAAATTTTGAAAGATTTCGTTCAGGAAATGAAATTTGACCGAATGGGATGTTTTGCATATTCACACGAAGAAAACACACATGCCTATTTGCTTGAAGATGATGTACCGGATGACGTAAAACAAGCCAGAGCAAATGAAATCATGGAATTACAATCTCAAATTTCATGGGATTTGAACCAGGAAAAAGTTGGAAAAGTTTTCAAATGCATCATTGACAGAAAAGAAGGCGCTCATTTTGTTGGAAGAACTGAGTTTGATAGCCCTGATGTTGATAACGAAGTTTTAATTGATGCCTCAAAACATTATGTAAAAACGGGAGATTTTGTTAATATCAAGATAATTGAAGCAACAGAATTTGATTTATACGGAGAACCTGCTTAA
- a CDS encoding response regulator, which produces MLEQILCIDDDPITLMLCKKVISKSSFSNEIITAQNGEEALHHFNTLKYNNCKNKVNKKPELIFLDLNMPVMSGWEFLDHFTSPDYAEFNTANVIVLSSTIDPEDLAKAKKYPIIIDFLSKPVTQPMLEYLKKKIAP; this is translated from the coding sequence ATGCTTGAGCAAATTTTATGCATTGACGATGATCCAATCACGTTAATGTTATGCAAAAAAGTAATTTCAAAATCTTCATTCTCAAATGAAATTATCACAGCACAAAATGGCGAAGAAGCACTACACCACTTTAACACCTTAAAATACAACAACTGCAAAAACAAAGTCAACAAAAAACCGGAATTGATCTTTTTAGACCTTAACATGCCCGTTATGAGCGGATGGGAGTTTCTGGACCACTTTACCTCTCCGGATTATGCCGAATTCAACACAGCCAATGTCATCGTATTATCTTCCACAATTGACCCTGAAGATTTAGCCAAAGCAAAAAAATATCCTATTATCATCGATTTTCTTTCCAAACCTGTCACACAACCGATGCTGGAATACCTAAAGAAAAAAATTGCGCCTTGA
- the rpsT gene encoding 30S ribosomal protein S20, whose protein sequence is MANHKSALKRIRSNEKRRVLNRYQHKTTRNAIKALRLSTEKSDAASKLSTVISMIDKLAKKNIIHDNKASNLKSKLTKHVAKL, encoded by the coding sequence ATGGCAAATCATAAGTCAGCATTAAAAAGAATCAGAAGTAACGAAAAAAGAAGAGTTCTTAACAGATACCAACACAAGACTACTCGTAATGCAATTAAAGCATTAAGATTGTCTACTGAGAAATCTGATGCAGCTTCAAAATTATCAACTGTAATCTCTATGATTGATAAATTAGCTAAGAAAAACATCATTCATGATAATAAAGCTTCTAACTTGAAGTCTAAATTAACGAAACATGTTGCTAAATTGTAA
- a CDS encoding OmpP1/FadL family transporter, giving the protein MKKIFFLFIAGLSVSVSHSQEVSDAMRYAQDNITGTARFRAMSGAFGAVGGDLSSLTVNPAGSAIFLNNQAGVTFSNQSKKNNSNYFGTQTSDNENSFILNQAGAVFVFHDRNPNNNWKKIAIGATYENTNNFDNNIFSAGTNPRNSIDKYFLAYANGIPLGDITNINYGDQFYDEQQAFFGYNGKVIYPVTPNNSNTLYTSGVPSGGNYNQKNEVYTSGYNSKASFNISTSYKDRLYIGANLNVHVTDFRRSSSFYESNRNALQPVETISDLRFNNNQYTYGNGFSFQLGAIAKVTESFRLGFAYESNTWYELNDEISQSLYTTRQAAGGPEKYESVNPNVVNVYKPYTLQTPGKVTFSGAYVFGKSGLISIDYAIKDYGNTKYKPKSDQGFRGLNNEMSNTLTSAAELRIGAEYKIKQLSLRGGYRYEGSPYKNKTTIGDLNSYSGGLGYNFGSTKVDLAYSYLERKTNQGFFATGFTDGANITSKLNNVSLTLLFEL; this is encoded by the coding sequence ATGAAAAAAATATTCTTCCTATTTATAGCAGGACTATCTGTTAGCGTCTCACATTCTCAAGAAGTTTCAGATGCAATGCGTTACGCACAAGACAACATTACCGGAACTGCCCGATTCAGAGCAATGAGCGGCGCTTTCGGAGCAGTTGGAGGCGATCTGTCTTCTTTGACAGTCAACCCTGCAGGATCAGCAATATTCTTAAACAATCAAGCTGGAGTAACTTTCAGCAATCAAAGTAAAAAGAACAACTCCAATTATTTCGGAACCCAAACAAGTGACAACGAAAACTCTTTCATCCTGAATCAGGCTGGAGCTGTTTTTGTTTTTCACGACAGAAATCCTAACAACAACTGGAAAAAAATAGCAATTGGAGCTACTTATGAGAACACAAACAATTTTGATAACAATATTTTCTCTGCCGGAACAAATCCAAGAAATTCAATTGATAAGTATTTTTTAGCTTATGCTAATGGTATTCCTTTAGGAGACATCACAAACATCAACTACGGCGATCAGTTCTATGACGAACAACAAGCTTTTTTCGGATATAACGGTAAAGTTATTTATCCCGTAACCCCAAACAACAGCAACACACTATACACCTCAGGAGTACCATCTGGAGGTAATTATAATCAGAAAAACGAAGTTTACACCAGTGGATACAACAGCAAGGCAAGTTTCAATATCTCGACATCATACAAAGACCGTCTTTATATAGGTGCAAATCTAAATGTACACGTTACGGACTTCAGAAGATCAAGTAGTTTTTATGAAAGCAACCGCAACGCACTACAACCTGTTGAAACAATATCAGACCTGCGTTTTAACAACAATCAGTACACTTACGGGAATGGTTTCTCTTTTCAACTTGGAGCTATTGCAAAAGTTACCGAATCGTTCCGTCTTGGTTTTGCTTACGAATCTAATACCTGGTACGAACTTAATGATGAAATATCTCAAAGTCTATACACTACCAGACAAGCAGCGGGAGGACCAGAAAAATATGAATCTGTTAATCCAAATGTTGTAAACGTTTATAAACCCTATACCTTACAAACTCCGGGAAAAGTAACTTTTAGTGGTGCTTATGTATTCGGAAAATCCGGTTTAATCAGTATTGATTACGCCATTAAAGATTACGGAAACACAAAATACAAACCAAAAAGTGATCAAGGTTTTAGAGGTCTAAACAACGAAATGAGCAACACTTTAACCAGTGCCGCAGAATTAAGAATCGGTGCAGAATACAAAATCAAACAATTAAGTCTCCGTGGTGGATACCGCTATGAAGGCAGCCCTTATAAAAACAAAACAACAATTGGCGACTTAAACAGCTACTCAGGTGGTTTAGGCTACAATTTCGGTAGTACAAAAGTAGATTTAGCTTATTCTTATTTAGAAAGAAAAACAAATCAGGGATTTTTCGCCACCGGATTTACTGACGGAGCCAACATCACATCGAAACTAAATAATGTTTCTTTGACTTTATTATTTGAATTGTAA